The proteins below come from a single Yamadazyma tenuis chromosome 5, complete sequence genomic window:
- the TCB2 gene encoding Tricalbin-2 (COG:U; EggNog:ENOG503NU87) gives MSEDTQGAIQPTEVLEPPKQVDVSSQPPPVAVKSAKKSDARSRTSSRATSGPGIKVEAPELVASEDYDTSNSTKKPKPREPVDSTYIGWQEVGGWQKEDVLTLEEEITDLLSKNSIFDQYLPAVAYGDWFHNAGYIVVAGLLSWIIGWFRFSLAPMFVVMGVFAILYRTSIRKYRSNLREVAQREFSIKSIENDYETIDWLNVFLEKFWYYLEPSISQIVCEQVNPILAASPAPAFIKGLWIDSFTAGTKPPRVDTVKTLQGTDDDVVVMDWGASFTPNALADSSTKQMKNNVNQRIIVKASLFGFPVSVAVSDVSFKALVRIRMRMMTTFPHIETVNVSLLEPLQFDFNSKVLGDSIFNWEILGIPGLYPFINEMIKKYVGPIVYTPMSFQLNLQQLVAGYALDSAVGVLAITAKRAKNIRGFQTIGNTMDPYLTYGFFNQVVGETRHIEDTVKPVWNETTYITVRTLSEPLSITLVDDNGKRKDTQLGTIQFDLDTLQRNPKQPNLSAPFLRNNKPVGELDFSLHFMPTIPPKRHVDGAIDPPPDLNTGIGRIELLEARGFNKDDKKPSSAYAEIHFNDELVETSSIKKKTNNPNWGLRYEAIIKNKSNSRIRFVIRDKDDSFLGSITSTLNELIDATQVNQTWFGLSKGGEVRINASWKPVDLPFSGDSVGFTPPIGVVRVSIEGAQDLRNLERIGKIDPYARILINKFQRARTIAVESSLNPTWNEVFYCSVTSPNQLLTIEVMDVEKRSADRTLGSFDVRLHEIINKNELNKYIEHVDTDKRSSKLITKKGPKGVVTYSLAFYPNLPIIPIGEIRQEEARALKEKKLREKAEADKTAEDKEAEEKLKKEEKTKQDRIKDGEVEEEEEPEKRMRLKLSLEELLEYNSGVFVYEILEGSVSKENVYLQAFFDNHSHCDFASQKLKGKSSIKVGATGDVTIKELDKSTANFRIVKESDENRMEKPVAQFDISTLELLKKSYEEPTTISLKGEGSAQFKIQCQWMPIIYENGLPVQDSINNCGVLTVEVLKGTNFIAGDSNGKSDPYVELHLNTDKEEFLKTKKQKKTLDPIFNEKGTVDVVNKYDSLIRVVAYDWDIGPEQDDLLASGTLKLSDVNWDNPDEEVEVPLYSETEEDGGSVFVKLSFEPKFIIAAKPNAQSDIGDAFGAVGNVGLGVGKGVGKGVGKGLGTGVGVVGGVGKGIGGVGKSIAKGLPFGKH, from the exons ATGTCCGAAGAC ACCCAAGGAGCAATTCAACCGACAGAGGTGTTGGAACCACCCAAACAGGTGGACGTTTCCAGCCAGCCTCCCCCAGTTGCGGTGAAGTCCGCAAAGAAACTGGATGCTCGTTCGAGGACCAGCTCAAGAGCCACTTCAGGACCTGGAATCAAAGTTGAAGCACCTGAATTGGTTGCAAGTGAGGATTATGATACCTCCAATAGTACCAAGAAACCCAAACCAAGAGAACCTGTTGATTCGACTTACATTGGCTGGCAGGAAGTTGGTGGGTGGCAGAAGGAAGATGTGTTGACCCTTGAAGAGGAGATTACTGATTTGTTATCCAAAAATTCGATTTTCGACCAATATTTACCAGCAGTTGCTTATGGTGATTGGTTCCACAACGCTGGGTATATAGTCGTTGCTGGATTGCTTTCATGGATTATTGGATGGTTCCGGTTCTCGTTGGCACCCATGTTTGTGGTTATGGGAGTGTTTGCCATTTTGTATCGTACTTCCATCAGAAAGTATAGAAGTAACTTAAGAGAAGTGGCTCAAAGAGAGTTTTCTATCAAGtccattgaaaatgattATGAAACTATCGACTGGTTAAACGTtttcttggaaaagtttTGGTACTATCTTGAACCTTCTATTTCTCAAATTGTATGTGAGCAAGTGAACCCTATTTTGGCTGCTTCTCCTGCTCCTGCTTTCATCAagggtttgtggattgaCAGTTTTACTGCTGGAACCAAACCCCCAAGAGTAGACACCGTCAAGACCTTACAAGGCACTGATGACGATGTGGTGGTCATGGACTGGGGTGCATCGTTCACTCCAAATGCTTTGGCTGATTCAAGCACCAAGCAGATGAAAAACAACGTGAACCAAAGAATTATTGTCAAGGCTAGTCTCTTTGGATTCCCCGTCTCTGTGGCTGTTTCTGACGTTTCTTTCAAGGCTTTGGTTAGAATTAGAATGAGAATGATGACTACGTTCCCTCATATTGAAACCGTCAATGTCTCGTTGTTGGAACCTCTTCAATTCgacttcaattccaaagTTTTGGGTGAttccatcttcaactggGAAATTTTGGGAATCCCTGGTCTCTACCCATTTATCAATGagatgatcaagaaatACGTGGGACCAATTGTCTATACTCCAATGTCTTTCCAGTTgaaccttcaacaattggtGGCTGGTTACGCCTTGGACTCGGCTGTAGGTGTGTTGGCAATTACTGCAAAGAGGGCCAAGAACATAAGAGGTTTCCAAACCATTGGGAACACCATGGACCCATACTTGACTTACGGattcttcaatcaagtGGTTGGTGAAACCCGTCACATTGAAGACACTGTCAAGCCTGTTTGGAATGAAACCACCTATATTACTGTCCGTACTTTGTCGGAGCCATTGAGTATTACGTTGGTCGACGACAAtggaaagagaaaagatACTCAATTGGGAACTATCCAATTTGATTTGGATACTTTACAGAGGAATCCTAAGCAGCCCAACTTATCCGCACCTTTCCTTAGAAACAACAAGCCGGTTGGAGAATTGGACTTTTCCTTACACTTTATGCCAACCATTCCTCCAAAGAGACATGTTGATGGTGCCATTGATCCTCCTCCAGATTTGAACACCGGTATTGGTAGAATCGAGCTTTTGGAAGCGAGAGGTTTCAACAAAGATGACAAAAAGCCCTCTTCTGCCTATGCTGAAATCCACTTCAACGACGAGTTGGTTGAAACATCCAGTATTAAAAAGAAGACTAACAATCCTAATTGGGGATTGAGATACGAAGCTATTATTAAGAACAAATCAAATTCTAGAATCAGATTTGTTATTAGAGACAAGGACGATTCGTTCCTTGGTTCGATAACTTCCACGTTAAACGAATTAATCGATGCTACTCAAGTTAATCAGACTTGGTTCGGGTTATCTAAAGGAGGTGAAGTCAGGATCAACGCTTCATGGAAACCAGTAGATTTACCATTCAGTGGTGATTCTGTGGGATTCACGCCTCCAATTGGTGTTGTAAGAGTGAGTATTGAAGGTGCTCAAGACTTACGTAATTTGGAgagaattggaaaaattGATCCATACGCAAGAATTCTTATAAACAAGTTCCAAAGAGCTAGAACTATTGCCGTTGAATCTTCCTTGAATCCAACCTGGAATGAAGTGTTTTACTGTTCAGTTACATCTCCAAATCAATTGTTGACTATTGAAGTTATGGATGTCGAGAAGAGATCTGCTGATAGAACATTGGGTTCTTTTGATGTCAGATTACACGAaattatcaacaagaacgagttgaacaagtacaTTGAACATGTTGATACCGACAAGAGACTGTCtaagttgatcaccaagaaggGACCAAAGGGTGTTGTTACTTACTCCTTAGCATTCTATCCTAACTTGCCTATTATTCCAATAGGTGAAATtagacaagaagaagcccGAGCTCTTaaggaaaagaagcttAGAGAAAAAGCTGAGGCTGATAAGACCGCTGAAGACAAGGAAGCCGAGGAAAAGctcaagaaagaagaaaagaccaAGCAAGACAGAATTAAGGATGGCGAggtagaagaagaagaagagcctGAAAAGCGTATGAGATTGAAAttatctttggaagaattatTGGAATATAACAGTGGTGTTTTTGTGTACGAAATTTTGGAAGGAAGTGTTTCGAAAGAAAACGTCTACTTGCAAGCCTTTTTTGACAACCATTCTCATTGTGATTTTGCTAGTCAAAAGTTGAAGGGTAAAAGCTCCATCAAGGTTGGAGCTACCGGAGACGTTACaatcaaggaattggatAAGTCTACTGCTAACTTTAGAATCGTTAAGGAGCTGGATGAGAATAGAATGGAAAAACCTGTGGCTCAATTCGATATTTCCACTCTTGAATTACTCAAAAAGTCTTACGAAGAACCAACTACTATTTCCTTAAAGGGAGAGGGTTCTGCTCAATTCAAAATCCAATGTCAATGGATGCCAATTATCTACGAAAATGGATTACCTGTTCAAgactccatcaacaactgtGGTGTATTGACTGTCGAAGTTCTCAAAGGTACCAATTTCATTGCCGGTGACAGCAACGGTAAGTCTGACCCTTACGTGGAATTGCACCTCAACACTGATAAAGAAGAATTTCTTAAGACTaagaagcaaaagaagACTCTTGATCCTATTTTCAATGAGAAGGGAACTGTTGATGTGGTTAACAAATACGATTCCTTGATTAGAGTTGTGGCATACGATTGGGATATTGGTCCTGAACAAGATGACTTATTAGCAAGCGGTACTCTCAAGTTATCTGATGTTAACTGGGATAATcctgatgaagaagttgaagttccCTTATACTCTGAGACCGAGGAAGACGGTGGAAGCGTGTTTGTCAAACTCTCTTTCGAACCTAAGTTCATTATCGCCGCTAAGCCAAATGCTCAATCTGATATTGGTGATGCTTTCGGAGCTGTTGGTAACGTTGGATTAGGCGTTGGAAAGGGTGTTGGAAAGGGTGTTGGGAAAGGCCTCGGGACAGGTGTGGGTGTCGTTGGAGGTGTTGGTAAAggtattggtggtgttggaaagAGCATTGCCAAGGGTTTGCCATTTGGAAAACATTAG
- a CDS encoding DNA-directed RNA polymerase subunit (EggNog:ENOG503NVF6; BUSCO:EOG092605OK; COG:K) codes for MDISKPVGSEITSVEFGVLSDKEIRNLSAKQITNPIVFDNLGHPITGGLYDLALGAFLKNLCTTCGLDDRFCPGHQGHIELPIAVYNPLFFNQLFLFLRSSCLYCHHFKLNSLEVHRFTCKLRLIQYGLLLECTELDNMMIKGKGELDDEAEEGEEEDGFKTKSAIDPKAKKDLIARRELFVDTVIATALSEGRTSEGGVTTSTVGEERKLTIHEFYKRLLSRPRCDNCGMYSPSFRKDGFTKLFENSLRDKQVANNRVRGLVRPDMLRNGSTTSKNDSMPNIKHKGGSKYILSTEVKNILVSVFKKEKNVLNKVFNARPNPSKEVSAEMFFLTALVVPPTRFRLPSKLGDEVHENAQNELLSNILKTCLLIRDLNDQITSVTKDKITIDDKKILFNRLMNSFVTIQNDVNAFIDSTKNQNAPAGKMPVPGVKQALEKKEGLFRKHMMGKRVNFAARSVISPDPMLETNEIGVPPVFAKKLTYPEPVTAYNINELRKAVINGPDKWPGAVQVQNEDGSLISLIGMNLEQRRTVANQLLTPSNGSTGEVNKKVLRHIKNKDVVLMNRQPTLHKASMMGHKVRVLPGEKTLRLHYANTGAYNADFDGDEMNMHFPQSENAKAEALNLANTDSQYLTPTSGSPLRGLIQDHISAGVWLTSKDTFFTRETYQQLIYGCIRPEDGHITMTRIRTLPPTIFKPEPLWTGKQIISTILLNIKPADVPGVNLISKNKIKSEYWGEGSTENEVIFKNGELLCGILDKSQYGASQFGIVHSLHEVYGPTIAGKSLSILGRLFTNYIMMTAFTCGMDDLRLTAEGNQWRNDILKQSVDVGRLAANEVTNLPSDTSVTDKELLKRLEEILRDDNKSGILDAVTSSKANAITSQVVSKCVPDGTMKRFPYNSMQAMALSGAKGSNVNVSQIMCLLGQQALEGRRVPVMVSGKSLPCFKPYETDARAGGYIKQRFYSGIRPQEYYFHCMAGREGLIDTAVKTSRSGYLQRCLTKQLEGVHVSYDNSVRDGDGTLIQFLYGGDAVDTTKQSHMNEFKFCLENYDSLLKKYQPEFIDNLNTDDALDYMKKYKKSIKKINDLPHYEQTLKYDPTISVYNPAKYLGAVSENFQNSLEKFISDNKELFKKDKVGKEKFKALMQLKYMRSLINPGEAVGIIASQSVGEPSTQMTLNTFHFAGHGAANVTLGIPRMREIIMTASSSIATPQMTMPLRADINDVQADLFCKNITKIVLSEFLLNVRVVETTSTTGDGDNSRSYTIKLNFFTKEEYQKEYDITQKHLEGVVISKFLGALETTITKEIKKQKKSNAPSIGVASKASDPVASKLEGIEDDYEEGDGDANDAKMKKNSKQQVSYEGPDDDEIETMKRAEETSEEEDADSDSDSSDESSESESEDDMQVDKPISKEAKSRQQEVITNHHFVTKFNFDDDNGEWCEFDLRLVGDFEKLLMVNIVEELSKKIVVREVPKIGRCIHPSGERHLTTEGVNFRAMWEQDDFIDVNSITSNDIYQVLKTYGVEAARNTIVREINNVFERYAINVSSRHLDLIGDMMTREGTYLAFNRQGIDSSTSAFMKMSYETTCQFITKSVLNGDKEELESPSAKIVMGKLSNVGTGTFDLFTKLQ; via the coding sequence ATGGACATCTCAAAACCAGTTGGTTCCGAAATCACGTCGGTGGAGTTTGGTGTGTTGCTGGATAAGGAAATCAGAAACCTATCAGCAAAGCAAATCACAAATCCAATTGTGTTTGACAACTTGGGACACCCCATTACCGGAGGTCTTTACGATTTGGCCTTAGGAGcctttttgaaaaacttaTGTACCACCTGTGGTTTAGATGACAGGTTCTGTCCAGGGCATCAAGGACACATCGAGTTACCAATTGCGGTCTACAACCCgttgttcttcaatcaattaTTCTTGTTCCTTCGGTCTTCTTGCCTTTATTGTCATcacttcaaattgaactcTTTAGAAGTGCACAGATTCACCTGTAAGTTAAGATTGATCCAGTACGGTTTACTCTTGGAGTGTACTGAGCTTGATAACATGATGATTAAGGGTAAGGGAGAGCTCGATGACGAAGCTGAAGAAGGCGAAGAAGAGGATGGGTTCAAGACCAAGAGTGCCATTGATCCCAAGGCCAAAAAAGATTTGATTGCACGTCGTGAATTGTTTGTCGATACCGTAATTGCTACTGCTCTTAGTGAGGGAAGAACAAGCGAAGGTGGAGTGACCACCTCCACcgttggtgaagaaagaaaactCACCATTCATGAATTTTACAAAAGATTGTTGTCTAGACCTAGGTGCGACAACTGTGGAATGTACTCACCATCTTTCAGAAAAGATGgcttcaccaagttgtttgaaaactCCTTGAGAGACAAGCAAGTTGCTAACAATAGAGTCAGAGGTTTGGTTCGTCCCGATATGTTAAGAAATGGCTCTACCACCAGCAAAAATGATTCGATGCCCAACATCAAGCATAAAGGTGGTTCTAAATACATTTTGTCTACCGAAGTGAAAAACATTTTGGTTTCAGTATTtaagaaggaaaagaatGTGTTGAATAAAGTGTTCAACGCCAGACCCAACCCTAGCAAGGAAGTGTCTGCCGAAATGTTCTTTTTGACTGCATTAGTTGTTCCTCCAACTAGATTCAGATTACCATCCAAGTTGGGTGATGAAGTGCATGAAAACGCCCAGAACGAGTTGCTATCAAACATCTTGAAAACCTGTCTTTTGATCAGAGATTTGAACGACCAAATCACCAGTGTTACTAAGGATAAGATCACGATCGACGacaagaagatcttgttcaacagaTTGATGAACTCGTTTGTGACTATCCAAAACGACGTCAACGCATTCATTGATTCTACCAAGAACCAAAACGCTCCCGCTGGTAAGATGCCTGTTCCTGGTGTCAAACAAgctttggaaaagaaagaagGGTTGTTCAGAAAGCATATGATGGGTAAAAGAGTcaatttcgcagccagaTCGGTTATTTCTCCCGACCCTATGTTGGAAACAAATGAGATTGGTGTTCCTCCTGTTTTTgccaagaagttgacaTACCCTGAACCAGTCACCGCTTACAACATCAACGAGTTGAGAAAAGCAGTTATAAACGGTCCAGACAAGTGGCCGGGTGctgttcaagtccaaaacGAGGATGGTAGTTTGATATCCTTGATCGGTATGAACTTGGAACAAAGAAGGACCGTGGCCAACCAATTGTTAACTCCTAGTAATGGATCCACTGGAGAGGTGAACAAAAAGGTCTTGAGAcacatcaagaacaaggaCGTGGTTCTCATGAACCGTCAACCAACTTTGCACAAGGCTTCTATGATGGGGCATAAGGTGAGAGTATTGCCTGGAGAAAAGACCTTAAGATTGCATTATGCCAACACCGGTGCTTACAATGCTGATttcgatggtgatgaaatgAACATGCACTTTCCTCAAAGTGAGAACGCTAAGGCTGAAGCTTTGAACTTGGCTAACACTGACAGTCAATATTTGACTCCTACTTCTGGATCTCCATTGAGAGGGTTGATTCAAGATCATATTAGTGCAGGTGTCTGGTTGACCAGTAAGGATACGTTTTTCACCAGAGAAACGTATCAACAGTTGATCTACGGATGTATTAGACCAGAAGATGGACATATCACCATGACCAGAATCAGAACTTTACCACCTACTATTTTCAAGCCAGAGCCCTTGTGGACCGGTAAGCAGATCATCTCAACcatcttgttgaatatCAAGCCAGCCGATGTTCCTGGGGTCAATTTGATctccaagaacaaaatcaaaagtGAATATTGGGGTGAAGGGTCCACTGAAAACGAAgtgatcttcaaaaacgGTGAATTATTGTGTGGTATTTTGGACAAATCTCAGTATGGTGCTTCTCAGTTCGGTATAGTCCACTCCTTGCACGAAGTATACGGACCTACCATTGCTGGTAAGTCTTTGAGTATTTTGGGTAGACTATTCACAAATTATATCATGATGACTGCGTTCACATGTGGTATGGATGATTTGAGATTAACTGCAGAGGGTAACCAATGGAGaaatgatattttgaaaCAGTCGGTTGACGTTGGAAGACTTGCTGCCAATGAGGTCACCAACTTACCTCTGGACACCTCTGTTACCGACAAAGAGTTattgaagagattggaagaaatcttGAGAGATGATAATAAGCTGGGTATATTGGATGCGGTGACGTCTTCCAAGGCTAATGCTATCACTTCCCAGGTGGTGTCCAAGTGTGTTCCAGACGGAACCATGAAGAGATTCCCTTACAACTCGATGCAAGCTATGGCATTATCTGGTGCGAAAGGTTCCAATGTGAATGTTTCTCAGATCATGTGTCTTTTGGGACAACAGGCTTTGGAAGGAAGAAGAGTGCCGGTTATGGTTTCTGGTAAGTCACTTCCTTGTTTCAAGCCATACGAGACCGATGCCAGAGCTGGTGGTTACATCAAACAAAGATTTTACTCGGGTATCAGACCCCAGGAATACTATTTCCATTGCATGGCCGGTAGAGAAGGTTTGATTGACACCGCTGTCAAGACCTCTCGTTCCGGTTACTTGCAAAGATGTTTGACGAAGCAATTGGAAGGTGTTCATGTCAGTTACGATAATTCTGTCAGAGATGGAGACGGTACATTGATCCAATTCTTATACGGAGGTGATGCAGTTGATACCACCAAGCAGAGTCACATGAACGAATTCAAGTTTTGTTTGGAGAACTACGActcgttgttgaagaagtaccAACCTGAGTTTATCGACAATTTGAACACTGACGATGCTCTTGACTACATGAAGAAGTACAAGAAAtctatcaagaagatcaacGATTTGCCCCATTACGAACAAACCTTGAAATACGACCCAACTATTTCTGTCTACAACCCAGCCAAATACTTGGGTGCGGTGAGTGAAAACTTCCAGAATAGCTTGGAGAAGTTCATCAGCGACAACAAggagttgttcaagaaagataaGGTTGGtaaagaaaagttcaagGCATTGATGCAATTAAAATACATGAGGTCGTTGATCAACCCCGGTGAGGCCGTTGGTATTATTGCCTCGCAGTCGGTTGGTGAACCTTCCACCCAAATGACGTTGAACACTTTCCATTTCGCGGGTCACGGTGCTGCCAATGTGACCTTGGGTATCCCGAGAATGAGAGAAATCATTATGACAGCTTCCTCCTCCATTGCTACTCCACAAATGACGATGCCATTGAGAGCAGACATTAACGACGTTCAAGCAGACTTGTTTTGTaagaacatcaccaaaattgTATTGAGTGAGTTCTTATTGAACGTAAGAGTGGTGGAAACCACTTCCACTACGGGAGACGGTGATAACTCAAGATCGTacaccatcaagttgaacttcttcaccaagGAAGAATACCAGAAGGAGTACGATATTACCCAAAAGCATTTGGAAGGGGTGGTTatctccaagtttttgggtgCATTGGaaaccaccatcaccaaggaaatcaagaagcaaaagaagTCCAATGCCCCTAGCATCGGGGTTGCTTCCAAGGCTTCTGACCCAGTTGCCAGTAAGTTGGAGGGAATTGAAGACGACtatgaagaaggtgatggAGATGCTAATGATgccaagatgaagaaaaactCCAAACAACAAGTGTCATACGAAGGAcctgatgatgatgaaatcgaaACCATGAAGAGAGCCGAAGAGACTAGCGAAGAGGAAGATGCTGATTCGGACTCGGACTCCAGCGACGAATCTTCCGAAAGTGAAAGTGAAGATGACATGCAAGTTGACAAGCCTATTAGCAAAGAAGCCAAGAGCAGACAGCAAGAAGTGATCACCAATCACCATTTCgtcaccaagttcaacttcgACGACGACAATGGAGAATGGTGTGAGTTTGACTTGAGGTTGGTGggtgactttgaaaaattgttgatggtcaacattgttgaagagttgagTAAGAAGATTGTGGTAAGAGAAGTGCCCAAAATAGGTAGATGTATTCACCCAAGTGGAGAAAGACACTTGACGACGGAGGGAGTGAACTTCAGAGCCATGTGGGAACAAGATGACTTTATTGATGTCAACAGCATCACCTCCAATGACATCTACCAGGTATTGAAGACTTATGGGGTCGAGGCTGCTAGAAACACCATTGTCAGGGAAATCAACAATGTGTTCGAAAGGTATGCCATCAATGTTTCATCCAGAcacttggacttgatcGGAGACATGATGACTCGTGAAGGAACCTACTTGGCCTTCAACAGACAGGGTATTGACTCTTCCACTTCTGCATTCATGAAGATGTCATACGAAACCACCTGTCaattcatcaccaagtcggTGTTGAACGGagacaaagaagaacttgaaagtCCATCGGCCAAGATTGTCATGGGTAAGTTATCCAATGTGGGAACTGGAACCTTTGATttgttcaccaaattgCAATAA